CAGAACGCCGGGATGGGCGCCGGCGCCCTGCTCGTCTCCGCGGTGCTCGCCCTGTGGGGGACCGGCGGTTTCACCTACACCGCCTGGGGCAACGCGCTGGCCTTCGCCCTCGCCGGACTCCTCGTCGCCAAGGTCCGCCCGGTCCGCGACGCCGAGAGCGCGGGCCCCGCCGGCTCCGCGAAGCGCCCGGCCGCCGGATATCGGATGGTCCTGCGCGACCGGCCCTTCCTCGGGCTGACCGCCGCCAACTTCCTCACCGCGCTCGGCTACTCCGCCCTCTCCGTCCTCTTCCCGCTCTACCTCTCCACCTGGCTGATGGCGCCCGACTCCCTCACCGGAGCCGCCTTCACCGTCAACACCGTCCTGTGCGCCGGGATCGGCGTGCTCGTCGCCGGCCGGGTCCGCCGCTCCGGCGCCCGCCGCACCCGCTCGGCCGCCCTCGGCGCCCTGCTCTTCGCCGCCGCCTTCGTCGGCCAGATCGTGCTCGGAACCCTGCGCCCCGGGCAGACCGTCACCCTGGTCGCCCTGCTGGTCATCGTGGTCGTCTATACCCTCGGCGAGCTGGTGCACAGCCCCTCCGGCGGCGCCCTGTCCGTCTCCGCGGCCCCCGAAGCCGTCCGCGGCCGCTACCTGGCCACCTACCAGCTGTCGTACTCGCTGGCCACCGCGCTGGCCCCCTCCCTCTTCACCGCCCTGCTCGCGGTCGACGGCCGGCTGCCCTGGGCCGTCCTCGCCGTCACCGCGCTCGGCGCCGCCCTGGCGCTGGTCCGGCTGGAACGGCACCTGCCCGCCGAGGCCGTGTACGCCGAGCCGCCGGCCGCCCCGGAGGCCCCCGCCGCCCCGCGCACCGCGGCCCCGGCCACCGTCTGAGCCCCGTACGCCCCGTACGCCCCGTACGCCCCGTACGTCCCGCGTTCCTCACCTGCCGAGGAGTCACCCGCAAATGAAGCGCATCGCCACCGTCGCCCTGACCGCCCTCGCCCCCATCTCCTGGGGCTCCACCTACTTCGTCGCCAGCGAACTGCTGCCGCCCGACCGGCCGCTGTTCACCGGGGTCATGCGGGCCCTGCCCGCCGGACTGCTGCTGACCGCGCTCGCCCGGACCCTGCCCAAGGGCGAGTGGTGGTGGAAGTCCGCAGTCCTCGGCACCCTCAACATCGGCGCCTTCTTCCCGCTGCTCTTCCTCTCCGCCTACCGCCTGCCCGGCGGGGTCGCGGCCGTGCTCGGCGCCGTCGGACCGCTGTTCGTCGTGGGGCTCGCCGCGCTGCTCCTGGGGGAGCGCGCGAGCCTTCGTACGGTCCTCGCGGCCGTGGTCGCGGCGTTCGGCGTGAGCATGGTCGTCCTCACCGCCGAGGCGAAGCTCGACACCATCGGGATCGTCGCGGGCGTGGTCTCCTCCGTCTCCATGGGCGCGGGCACCGTCATGACCAAGCGCTGGGGACGGCCCGAGGGCGTCGGCCCGCTGGCCATGACCGGCTGGCAGCTCACTGCGGGCGGGCTGGTCATCATCCCGGTCGCCGCACTCGTCGAGGGCGCCCCGCCCGCGCTCGACGGCAACGCCCTGCTCGGCTACGGCTACATGATGCTGATCAACACCGGAATCGCGTACTGGCTCTGGTTCCGCGGCATCGGGCAGCTCAGCGCCACCTCGGTCACCCTGCTCGGCCCGCTCTCCCCCCTCACCGCCGCCGTCATCGGCTGGGCCGCCCTCGGGCAGGCGCTGACGCCCGTACAGCTGGCGGGCATGGCGATCGCCTTCGGGGCCACCGTCGCCGGACAGCTCGCGGTCGCGCGCACCGCTTCTGCTCCCACCCCCAAGGAACCGTTCAGTTCTACTGAACAGATCAATCGAAACATTTCGATGGACCTGACTGATGAGCAGGTGCGACGGTAGATCCACGAACCACACAGACCAACCCCGAGGGGGAGACACACAGTGGCCGTCCTGGACCGCGTCCGTACCGTTTCGCAAGCACAGCCCACCGCGCTGGGCACGGGGAAGAAGGGAGCCGCCGGGCTCGGCGTGCTCCTCGCCCTCCTCGCGACGGTCGTCTGGTCCGGCAGCTTCGTCGCCACCCGGGGAATGGCCGACACCGTCCCGCCCGTCCAGGCCGTCTTCTGGCGCTGGGTCATCGCCCTCGTCGCCGTCGCCCCCTTCGCCGCCCGCCAGGTCTGGCAGCAGCGGGCCCTGATCCGCAAGCACTTCGGCTTCATCGCCGTGGCCTCGCTCTTCGGCGTCGCCCTCTACAACACCCTCGTGCACCAGGCCGGACTGACCACCTCCGCCTCCAACATGGGCATGATCATGGCTGCCTCGCCGGTCATCATGGCCCTGTACGCCCGCCTCGGCGGCGAACGGCTCGGCGCCCGGCGCACCCTCGGGATGCTCGTCGCGGCCCTCGGCGTGCTGCTGCTCGTCGGGGACGGCTCCCTCGGCTTCGACTTCGGCGCCGGCGACCTGTGGATGTTCGCCGCCGCCCTCTCCTTCGCCACCTACAGCGCCCTGCTCAAGCGCAAGCCCGCCGAACTGGGCGGACTCGCCTTCCTGATGACCACCTTCGCGCTCGGCGCGCTGATGCTGGCCCCCGCCTACGCCGTCTCCGTCTCCGAGCAGGGCGCCTTCGAGGTCGGCGCCGGACCGGTCGGACAGCTCCTCTACGTCGGCGTGTTCTCCTCGGCCGTCGCCTTCTTCGCCTGGAACAAGGCCATCTCGGTCATCGGGGCGGCCCGCGCCGGAGTCGTCTACTACCTCCAGCCGGTCTGCGTCGCCGGACTCGGCTTCCTGCTGCTGGGCGAGGAGACCGGCCCCGCGCAGCTGCTGTGCATGGCGCTGATCCTCGGCGGAGTCATGCTGGGGAGCGCCCGCCGGTAGGTTCGGTCCATGACCGAGTGGGACATCAAGAAGCTGCGGATCCTGCGGACCCTCGCCGAACGGGGGACCGTGACCGCCACGGCCGAGGCGCTGCACATGACGCCCTCGGCCGTTTCGCAGCAGCTGACGAACCTCGCCCGGCAGCTGGGGGTGGTGCTCCTGGAGGCCCAGGGCCGGCGGGTCCGCCTCACGGACGCCGCGCACCTCGTACTGCGGCACGCGGAGGCGGTGTTCGCGCAGCTGGAGCGGGCCGACGCCGAGCTCGCCGGGTACCTCGCCGGGGACGCGGGGGAGGTGCGGGTCGGCGCCTTCTCCACCGCCGTACCGGCGCTCGTCGTCCCGGCGGTGGCGGCGCTGCGGGCCGGCCACCCGGGGGTGGAGATCCGGGTGCGGGAGACGGAGGCCGCGGAATCGTACGAGCTCCTCGCGGCCGGGGGCGTGGACCTGGCGCTGTCCCTGGCCGCCCACGCACCGACCGCGCGCGATCCCCGGTTCACCCGGGTGACGCTGATGGAGGACCCGCTGGACGTGGCGCTCCCGCCCGGGCACCCGCTGGCCGCGGCGCCGGACGTACGGCTCGCGGACCTGTCCGGCGACCCGTGGATCTACGGGGGCAGCGGCCCCTGGTCGGAGATCGCGGTCGGGGCGTGCGAGGCGGCCGGGTTCGTCCCGGAACAGGCGCACTCGGCGTCCGGGTGGACCGCGATCCTGGCCATGGTCGAGGCGGGGATGGGTGTGGCGCTGGTCCCGCGCATGGTGTCGAGCCGCGCCTCCGGAGTGGCGGTCCGGGTCCTGACCCACGACCGGCCCACCCGCCACGTCATCGCGGCCGTCCGCCGGGGCGGCGAGGCCGCGCCGGCGGTGGCCCATGTCCTGACGGCCCTGCGGACGGTTGCCGCCGGCCGGGGATAGCCGGGTGCGGCGCGGGGCGGGTGGGCGTGCCGCTGCGCGGAGCCGTCCCCGCCCCGCCCTTCCACCGTTCCCCGGGCTCCGCCCGGACCCGGTCCTCAAACGCCGGACGGGCTGAAGTATCAGCCCCGCCGGCGTTTGAGGAGTGGGGGTCCCCCCGGACGGAGTCTGGGGGAGGGTCTGGGGCGGAGCCCCAGGCGGGCGGTAGCCCGTTAGGCCTGGGCGGCAGCCGCGTCCGCGGCCTGGGCGCGGAGCGCGCGCTCGACGCCCGCGCGGGACTCCGAGACGAGGCGGCGCAGCGCAGCGTTCGGCTCGGCCGCCGAGAGCCACGCGTCCGTCTCGGCCAGAGTGGCCGCGGAGACCTGCAGCGACGGGTACAGGCCCACCGCGATCTGCTGGGCGATCTCGTGGCTGCGGGTGTCCCAGACCTGCTTGAGCGCCGCGAAGTACTTCGCGGCGTACGGGGCCAGCAGCTCGCGCTGGTCGGTCTGGACGAAGCCGCCGATCACCGCCTCCTGCACCGCGTTCGGCAGGTCCGCGGACTCCACCACCGACGCCCACGCGGCGGCCTTCGCCTCGGCCGTCGGACGCGCCGCACGCGCCGTCGCCGCGTGCCGCTCGCCGGCCGCGGTGGCGTCACGCTCGAGCTCCGCCGCGATGGCCGCCTCGTCGGCGACGCCCGTGGCGACCAGCCGCTCCAGGAAGGCCCAGCGCAGCTCGGTGTCGACGGCCAGGCCCTCGATCACGGCCGAGCCGTCCAGCAGCGCCGACAGGTAGGTCAGCTGGTCCTCCGTGCGGGCGGTGGCCGCGAAGGCGCGCGCCCACGCCAGCTGGTGGTCGCTGCCCGGCGCCGCCGCACGCAGGTGCTCCAGCGCGGCCACGGTCCAGGCCGCCAGGCCCTCCTCGCGCCACGCCGGGTCGGCGTACAGGTCGATGGCCAGCTTCACCTGGCGGTGCAGGGACTGGACCACGCCGATGTCCGACTCCTTGCCGATGCCGGACAGCACCAGTGCGAGGTAGTCGCGGGTGGCGAGCTCGCCGTCGCGGGTCATGTCCCACGCCGAGGCCCAGCACAGGGCGCGCGGCAGCGGCTCGGTGAAGTCGCCCAGGTGCGCGGTGACCGTCGCGAGGGACTCCTCGTCCAGGCGGACCTTGGCGTACGACAGGTCGTCGTCGTTGAGCAGGAAGACGGCCGGGCGGGCGCGGCCCACGAGCTCCGGCACCTCCGTCAGCTCGCCGTCGATGTCCAGCTCGATCCGGTCCGTGCGGACCAGCTTGCCGCCCTGGAGGTCGTACAGGCCGACCGCGATGCGGTGCGGGCGCAGGGTGGGCTCGCCCTTGGCGCCGGCGGGCAGGGCGGGCGCCTCCTGGCGGATGCCGAAGGCGGTGATCGTGCCGTCCGCGCCGGTGGTGATCTCCGGCCGCAGGATGTTGATGCCGGCCGTCTCCAGCCACGCCTTCGACCACGTGGTCAGGTCGCGGCCCGAGGTCTCCTCCAGGGCGCCGAGCAGGTCGGACAGCCGGGTGTTCCCGAAGGCGTGCGCCTTGAAGTACGCCTGCACGCCCTTGAAGAAGGCGTCCGTGCCGACGTAGGCCACGAGCTGCTTGAGCACCGAGGCGCCCTTGGCGTACGTGATGCCGTCGAAGTTGACCATGACGTCGTCGAGGTCACGGATGTCCGCCATGATCGGGTGCGTGGACGGCAGCTGGTCCTGCCGGTACGCCCAGGTCTTCATGGAGTTGGCGAACGTGGTCCACGCGTGCGGCCACTTCGAGCCCTCGCCGTACGCCTGGCAGGCGATCGAGGTGTAGGTCGCGAAGGACTCGTTCAGCCACAGGTCGTTCCACCACTCCATGGTGACCAGGTCGCCGAACCACATGTGCGCGAGCTCGTGCAGGATCGTCTCGGCGCGCGTCTCGTACGCCGCGTCCGTCACCTTCGAGCGGAAGACGTACTGGTCGCGGATGGTGACCGCGCCGGCGTTCTCCATCGCGCCCGCGTTGAACTCCGGGACGAAGAGCTGGTCGTACTTGGCGAAGGGGTAGTCGTAGGCGAACTGCTCCTGGAACCAGTCGAAGCCCTTGCGGGTCACGTCGAAGATCTCGTCCGCGTCGAGGAACTCCGCGAGCGAGGGACGGCAGTAGATGCCGAGCGGCACGGACTGCCCGCCCGGACCCTCGTACGAGCTGTGCACCGCGTGGTACGGGCCGACGATCAGGGCCGTGATGTACGAGGAGATGCGCGGGGTGGGCTCGAAGCTCCACACCCGGTCCTTCGGCTCAGGCGTCGGCGAGTTCGAGATGACCGTCCAGCCCTCGGGGGCCGTCACGGTGAACTGGAAGGTCGCCTTCAGGTCGGGCTGCTCGAAGCTGGCGAAGACCCGCCGCGCGTCCGGCACCTCGAACTGGGTGTACAGGTACGCCTGCTGGTCGACCGGGTCGACGAAGCGGTGCAGGCCCTCACCGGTGTTGGTGTACGCGCAGTCCGCGACGACGCGGAGCTCGTTGGCCCCCGCCGCGAGGTGCTTCAGAGCGATGCGCGAGTCCCGGAAGACGGCGGCGACGTCCAGGGACTTGCCGTTCAGCACGACCTCGTGGACGGCCGGGGCGACCAGGTCGATGAAGGTCTCGACCCCGGCCTCGGCCGACTGGAAGCGCACGGTGGTCACGGACGGATACGTTCCGCCCTCCTGCGCGCCGCTGAGATCGAGTTCGATCTCGTACGAGTCGACGGTGAGCAGCTTTGCCCGCTGCTGGGCCTCTTCACGGGTGAGATTCGTGCCTGGCACGCGTTCATCTCCTTCGATGGTGACGTTGCCCCGCCATCCTTCCATGGGGGCGCGGCTCACCGCGTCGGAGTAATCCACAGGCGAAACGCGAGGTCGGATTCCTGCCGGACTTCGGCGGGCGGCGCCGCCACTCTGGCGGGCATGGACACCACGTACTGGGCGAGGCCCATCGAGGAGACGGCGCTCAAGGAGCTCCGCGTACGGGACGACGCGGGGCGGGAGTGCGTCCCGTACCGGGACGAGGAGGGCGGCGCGCCACTGCGCTGCTGCCTGCGGGCGAGCGGGGCCGGCGAGCGGATCGCGCTCGTCTCGTACGCGCCGCTGCGGCGCTGGGCGGCCGGTATGGGCACGGACCCGGGGGCGTACGACGAGCAGGGGCCCGTCTTCATTCACGCCGAGCAGTGCGCGGGGCCCGCGGAGGGCGGCGGCCACCCCTTCGCCCGCGCGGGCGTGCAGCGCACCGCCCGCCGGTACGACGCCCGCGGGCACATCCTCGGGGGGCGGGTCCTCGACCTCGGGGAAGATCCCGACGGGGTGATCGAGCGGGCCCTCGACGAGGCCTTCGCCGACCCGGAGGTCGCCCTCGTCCACCTCCGCGCCGCCGAGTACGGCTGCTTCCTGTTCGAGGTCCGCCGGCCCACTGTCAGCCTCGCCGGCGGGCGATCCTGACACGGGGAAGGGGGCGGGCGCCGCACAACGGCACCCGCCCCCTTCCACACCGCTCACGCCCGCCCGGGGGTCAGCCCTGGCGGAGCTCCTCGGCGACGAGCTCGGCGATCTGGACCGCGTTCAGGGCCGCGCCCTTGCGGAGGTTGTCGTTCGACAGGAACAGCGCGAGGCCGTTGTCCACCGTCTCGTCGGCGCGGATGCGGCCCACGTACGAGGCGTCCTTGCCGGCGGCCTGGAGGGGGGTCGGGATCTCCGACAGCTCGACGCCGGGGGCGTCCTTCAGCAGCTCGTAGGCGCGCTCGACGCTGATCGGGCGGTCGAAGCGGGCGTTGACCTGCAGGGAGTGGCCGGCGAAGACCGGTACGCGCACGCAGGTGCCGGAGACCTTGAGACCGGGGATCTCCAGGATCTTGCGGGACTCGTTGCGGAGCTTCTGCTCCTCGTCGGTCTCGAAGGAGCCGTCGTCCACGATCGAGCCCGCCAGCGGGATGACGTTGTAGGCGATGGGCCGCTTGTAGACGCCCGGCTCGGGGAACTCCACCGCGCCGCCGTCGAAGGTCAGCTGGTCGGCGGCCTCCGCCACCGCGCAGGCCTGGCCCTTGAGCTCGGCGACACCGGCCAGGCCCGAGCCGGACACGGCCTGGTAGGTGGTGGCGATCATCGCGGACAGGCCGGCCTCTTCGTGCAGCGGGCGCAGCACCGGCATCGCGGCCATCGTGGTGCAGTTCGGGTTCGCGATGATGCCCTTGGGGCGGTTCTTGATCGCGTGCGGGTTGACCTCGGAGACCACGAGGGGGACCTCGGGGTGGCTGCGCCAGGCGGAGGAGTTGTCGATCACGACGGCGCCCTGCGAGGCGACCTTCTCGGCGAGGGCGCGGGAGGTGGCGCCACCGGCCGAGAAGAGCACGATGTCCAGGCCGGAGTAGTCCGCCGTCGAGGCGTCCTCGATGGTGATCTCCCGACCCTCCCACTCGAGGGTCGTGCCGGCCGAACGGGCCGAGGCGAACAGGCGCAGCTCGTCCACCGGGAACTTGCGCTCGGCGAGGATGCCGCGCATGACTCCGCCGACCTGTCCGGTGGCTCCGACGATTCCGACCCTCACGGTGACTCCTTTTGCTACGTACGACGCGGGCGCGCGTGGAGCCATCATGCGTTCGACCCCACGAGCCTTGTCCAATCCATTGTCCGCAGTACGGACGATCTGCGGCGCGGAACGGGTGCGCGGACCCCTCAGTCGCGGACCCGAAGGCTCCACTTGCCCCTGGTGCGGACGGAGAGATGGCCGGGCGGGACGGCGTACACCCCCGGCTCGGTGCACACCCGCTCCCCGGGCAGCAGGTGCTCGTCGAGGGCGAACAGCGGGGTGATCGCCTGGTCGTGCCGGACCTCCACCTTCGCCCCGACCCCGCGCACCAGCACCACGTCCGGGCCCCGGCCGGAGAGCTTCCGCTCCAGCACCGGGGCGGCGTTCAGGGGCAGCACCTCCAGCTTCCACGGGACGGTGTCGGGGGCCTCGACCGTCACGTGGACCCAGCCCTCGGGGCCCACGGCGAGCGGGCCGGTCACCGGGTGGCGGTGGTTCGCGTGCGCGACGAGGTGACCGCCGCCGCCCGCCTGGGTGGTGAACACCTCCATCTCGGCGTCCTTGGCGCGCCCGCGCTCGACCCTGAGCAGGGCGGGCGGGCCGTCGTACCGCAGGACGGCGGTGCCTCGTCCCGAGACGACGCCCGTCCCGAGGGTCTGCACCGTGTCGGCCGGGCGCAGCCGCAGCCGCCAGTGGCAGTTCGCCGTGATGCGCAGCCGGAACCGGTGGCCGCCCGCGCTGAACGCCAGCAGCTGTCCCCGCAGGCCGTGGCGGTCGCGGTAGAAGACCAGGAGCGGCGTGTCCTGCCCGTCGATCCGGTCCGCCGTGAAGTGGGTGTCGGAGTCCGTCGCGCCGAGCGCCTCGTACTCCAGTAGCGCCGGGTGGCCGGGCTCCGGGTTCACCAGGGTGACCTCCTGCTCGCCGTGCCCCTCGTGCACGACGTCGGCCCAGCCGCCGGGCCGTCCGCGGTCCTGCCGGGTCGCCGGGAGGGGCTCGGCGGCGGCCGGGGCCGGTGCCTGCGTGGCGGCGACCGGCGGGGGCGCGGCCGTCCCGGCCTCCACCTTGTCGACCTCGGTCATCGCCGGACCGGCCACCGGGGCGGCCGGGAGGGCCTGCGGGCGTATGCCGTAGTCGGCGGCGAGGGCGGCCGGGCCGCTGGTGTAGCCCTGGCCCACCGCGCGGAACCGCCAGGCCCCGTCGCGGCGGTAGCACTCGCCGAGCACGAGCGCGGTGTCCATGGTGGCGCCCGTCGCCTCGTACCGGGCCGCCGGGGTTCCGTCGCCGGCCACCACCTCCACGTACAGCCCGTCGACCGCGCCGAAGCGCCCGCCCGCGGCGATCGCGGTGATCAGGATCCGCTGCACGGCCGGCTCCACGGTGTCCGGGTCCACCTCCAGCCACTGGACGAGCAGCCCGCCCTCCTCGGCCCCGCCCAGGTGCCGCACGGCGCCGGACGGGTGCGGGGGCCCGCCGGCCAGGACCACGTCGTCGTCACCGCGGACCCGGCCGGCGGCGTCCAGCAGGACCGCCGCGGCGGCCACCGCCGGAGCTCCGGGCCTGGCCGCACGCGCCACGGTGATGCGGAACGGGCCGCTGGTCAAAGGGGTGTTGGCCCCTCTCTCGATGATCGGCATACCGGCATCCTGTCATTGGCCCGGGGCAGCGAGAAGGGGCCGGTGCCATCGGCACCGGCCCCTCCGTCATGCGGTCACACGGTCACACCGTCACGCGTTCGCGCTCACGCGCACGTGCTACGGCAGGACCTTCTCGATCTGCACGCTGCCGGTGCCGGCGGCGGTGCCGCGGCCGTTGAGCAGCTGGACCTGGCCGAAGAACTGCCGGCCCTCGGGAGCCGCGCCGCTGACCAGGACGTTCGCCGAGATCTGCGCGGTGGCGCCGTTGGCGAGGTTCACCGCGGCGGCCTCGTCGACCTGGACGGAGCCCAGGGCGGCCGAGAAGAACACGTCGCGGTAGTCGTACGTGGTGGAGCCGGCCGGGACCGCGTAGCCGATCACCTTGACGGTGTAGGTGCCCGCGGCCGGGTTCACCAGGCTCACGGCCTCCTCGGAGTCGCCGTCGGCGGCGGAGCCGACCTTGATGCCGTCCTTGTAGACCTCGAGGTCGAGGTCGGCGGCGGTGTCGGAGACCTTGCCGATCGCGACGTCGAGGCGCGAGGTGCCCTCGGCGACCGTGACCTCAGTGGTGTGGGTCTCACCGTTGGCGATGGTCGGCTTGGCGACCTTCGCGGAGCCGAGCGGGCCGCCCTGGAGCTTGCCGCCGGCGATGGCCGCACCGTCGTTCTTGACGGTCCACTGGACCGGGGCCGGGGTGCCCTGCTTCACCTCGGGCAGGACCTTGACCGCGGGGTCGAAGGCCGCGCCGAGCACCGAGACGTTCAGCTGGAACGGGTTGTCGAGCAGCGGCGACGTACGGCGCGACTCGACCTCGATCTCCCAGACGCCCGGCGTCGGCTCGGGGTACGAGCGCACGTCAGGGCGGCAGGTGTTGGCCGGGTTGTCGTAGTTCGGGTAGCAGTTGACCGTGGAGGTCGGGTCGACCGGAACACCGTACGGGTGGATCGCGATGAAGCGGGTCTGGCTGCCGGCCGCGAGACCGCCGAGGGCGACCTCAAGGCTCTTCGCGCCCTGCGGGACGGTCACGAAGTACGACTTGTGGGTGTTGCGCTGCACGGAGGAGGCCTCCGAGAGCGTGAAGGACGGCGAGGCCAGCGGGGCCGACGCGACCACGGTCGAGAGGATCTGCTTGTCGATGCCCTCGGTGGTCTCGTCGTCCAGCTGCAGGATGCCGCTGTGCACGCCGGCCGTCTTGGCCTTCGCCTCGACCTTGATGGTGACGGGCTTATTCAGCGGCAGGGTGACGTAGTCGTAGCCGCCGATGACCTTGAACGTGCCGTCGTCGTTGCGCCAGCTCAGGTTGTGCCGGGTGCCGTACTTGACGCCCGTGGTGCGGGTGACGACGACGTTGTAGACCTTCTTCTGGCCGACCTTGAGACCGCCCTCGCGGTCGTAGAGGCCGGTGCCGAAGCCCGGGGTCTTCAGGAACTGGTCGATCGCGGTGTCGACCGGAGCCTTGACCGTGAACTCGTTGGCCTTCGCGTCGCGCTGGATGGACTCCCACGCGCCGAGGACGTCGATCAGGCCCGAGCCCTGCGCGTGCGCGGGGACGTCGGCGATCTTCTTGGCCGAGCTGGTGAGCGCGACCCGCAGGGAGGCCGGCGTCAGCTTGAGGTTCTGCTGCTTGGCGGCCGAGAGCAGCAGGGCGCTGGCGCCCGCCGCCTGCGGCGAGGACATCGAGGTGCCCTGGAGCATGCCGTAACCGGCCGGCAGCTCGTAGCCGGCCTCCTTCACGGGCTGGCCGGGCAGCCAGCTCTGGATGGTGTTGATCGAGGCGCCCGGGGCGGTGATGGTCGGCGTGAAGCCGCCGTCCTCACGCGGACCGCGCGAGGAGAACGGGAACATGTTGTACTTCGCCGTCACACCGGAGCCGTAGTTGGCGGCCCAGGTCTCCTTGGAGACCGCGGCGCCCACGGAGATGACCTTGTCCGCGAGACCGGGGTCACCGATGGTGTTGATGCCCGGGCCCGAGTTGCCCGCCGAGATGACGAGCTGGACGCCGTAGGTGTCGATGAGGTTCTTGTACAGCTCCGAACGGGCGTTGTTGCCGTCGTTCAGCGCCGGCAGGCCACCGATGGACATGTTGACGATGTCCACACCGCGGTTGACGACGAGGTCGATCATGCCCTCGGTCAGCGCGATGTTGGTGCAGCCGCCGGACCAGGTGCAGGCGCGCGAGGAGACGAGCTTGGCGCCGGGCGCCTCGCCGTTCATCTTGCCGCCGAAGAGGCTGTTGGCGGCGGTGATGCCGGCGACGTGCGTGCCGTGCTCGGACTCGATGATGCCGATGTTGACGAAGTCGGCCTTCTTGCCGACCCAGTCCCCGCCGAGCGGGTCCATCGGGACGTCCTTGCGGATCTCGATCACGAACGGGATGCGCTCGGCGACCTCGGTCGCCGGGTTGTCCGTGCCGAAGTAGCCGATCTGGTAGCCGTCCTTGTACGGCTTCATCGGCTCGTTGTTCGTGAAGTCGCTGTCCTGGT
This genomic window from Streptomyces sp. NBC_01351 contains:
- a CDS encoding S8 family serine peptidase, which translates into the protein MTLESPSSIPGARRVARVAAAAGLVAALAATGAAPVFAANGTDAPGTNPAVKSADQKLGSADAELLQEAKAKGDATVTVMVATAPGQTKQVADQLDAVPGGSVGQTYDKLGYVRATLPTGQAEAALKAAAKLSSVHGIDLRHEIQLPDPRPDSDRETGTVKRTAAETYPAPDKNTPAKNPYNPSFETGAVDFVEQNPQADGRGVTIGIMDSGVDLGHPALQKTTTGERKIVDWVTATDPITDGDATWRAQITPVTSAGGTFTAGGGSWKAPEGSFQWSRFSESITANGDMKGDVNRDGDTTDRFGMLYDVAAGTVRVDTDQDSDFTNNEPMKPYKDGYQIGYFGTDNPATEVAERIPFVIEIRKDVPMDPLGGDWVGKKADFVNIGIIESEHGTHVAGITAANSLFGGKMNGEAPGAKLVSSRACTWSGGCTNIALTEGMIDLVVNRGVDIVNMSIGGLPALNDGNNARSELYKNLIDTYGVQLVISAGNSGPGINTIGDPGLADKVISVGAAVSKETWAANYGSGVTAKYNMFPFSSRGPREDGGFTPTITAPGASINTIQSWLPGQPVKEAGYELPAGYGMLQGTSMSSPQAAGASALLLSAAKQQNLKLTPASLRVALTSSAKKIADVPAHAQGSGLIDVLGAWESIQRDAKANEFTVKAPVDTAIDQFLKTPGFGTGLYDREGGLKVGQKKVYNVVVTRTTGVKYGTRHNLSWRNDDGTFKVIGGYDYVTLPLNKPVTIKVEAKAKTAGVHSGILQLDDETTEGIDKQILSTVVASAPLASPSFTLSEASSVQRNTHKSYFVTVPQGAKSLEVALGGLAAGSQTRFIAIHPYGVPVDPTSTVNCYPNYDNPANTCRPDVRSYPEPTPGVWEIEVESRRTSPLLDNPFQLNVSVLGAAFDPAVKVLPEVKQGTPAPVQWTVKNDGAAIAGGKLQGGPLGSAKVAKPTIANGETHTTEVTVAEGTSRLDVAIGKVSDTAADLDLEVYKDGIKVGSAADGDSEEAVSLVNPAAGTYTVKVIGYAVPAGSTTYDYRDVFFSAALGSVQVDEAAAVNLANGATAQISANVLVSGAAPEGRQFFGQVQLLNGRGTAAGTGSVQIEKVLP